A window of Rubricoccus marinus contains these coding sequences:
- a CDS encoding DUF937 domain-containing protein has protein sequence MAGILDLLAANLGGQNMGQLANAIGADQNKTQTAVAAALPAILAAMNRNTNNTQGAQSLANALQRDHDGSLLDNLGGFLSGAMGGSKATDGAGILGHILGGQANTVEQGVAQASGLDKGQVAKLLMTLAPIVMAALAKRQRQSNLDSTGLSGILGAESQRARQAAPEGILGHLSGFLDQDGDGSIQDDLIAQAGRAALGKLFGR, from the coding sequence ATGGCTGGAATCCTCGACCTCCTCGCCGCCAACCTCGGCGGCCAGAACATGGGCCAGTTGGCCAACGCCATCGGCGCGGACCAGAACAAAACGCAGACGGCCGTAGCCGCCGCGCTTCCCGCGATCCTCGCGGCGATGAACCGCAACACCAACAACACGCAGGGCGCGCAGAGCCTCGCAAACGCGCTCCAGCGCGACCACGACGGCTCGTTGCTCGACAACCTCGGAGGCTTCCTCTCCGGCGCGATGGGCGGCTCCAAGGCCACCGACGGCGCGGGCATCCTCGGCCACATCCTCGGTGGACAGGCGAACACCGTAGAGCAGGGCGTCGCCCAAGCCTCTGGACTGGACAAGGGGCAGGTCGCGAAACTGCTCATGACGCTCGCGCCTATCGTGATGGCAGCGCTCGCCAAGCGCCAGCGGCAGTCCAACCTGGACTCGACCGGTCTTTCGGGCATCCTCGGTGCCGAGAGCCAGCGCGCCCGCCAGGCTGCACCCGAGGGCATCCTGGGCCACCTCTCCGGTTTCCTCGACCAGGACGGCGACGGCAGCATCCAGGACGACCTGATCGCGCAGGCGGGACGCGCCGCGCTCGGCAAGCTGTTCGGCCGCTAG
- a CDS encoding 4-coumarate--CoA ligase family protein yields the protein MYSGAPISVPDALLHAFVLEDAASRGDKPALIDGASGRTVTYADLASGVERVAAGLAARGFGPGDVFGILSPNLPEYPIAFHGVLRAGGTATTMNPLSSADELAHQLADSGARFLLTVPPFLETAREAADRAGVEEVFVFGEASGATPFAELMGETSGAPDLSGLDPREALAALPYSSGTTGLPKGVMLSHRNLVANVVQFEAVDDATPEDVLIAVLPFFHIYGMTLLVNAALRNGQTVVSMSRFDLVEFLQLMQDHKVTKAFLVPPILVALAKHPLVAEYDLSSLQRIVSGAAPLGEDLAGAVHKRLGCEVKQGYGMTEASPVTHFVPADVQNWTKYGSVGPVVAGMDAMLVDVDTGEEVASGARGELWVRGPNVMRGYLGNDEATAHTLDADGWLHTGDVAVADADGDFTIVDRVKELIKYKGYQVPPAELEALLLSHDSIADAAVIPVPDEEAGEIPKAYVVLKPDHKMSEADVIAFTADNIAPYKKVRQVAFTDQIPKSASGKILRRLLVAQDRGA from the coding sequence ATGTATTCCGGCGCCCCGATCTCCGTCCCCGACGCACTCCTCCACGCCTTTGTCCTGGAAGACGCGGCCTCTCGCGGGGACAAGCCCGCGCTCATCGACGGCGCCAGCGGCCGGACGGTGACGTACGCCGACCTCGCCTCTGGCGTGGAGCGCGTGGCGGCCGGGCTCGCCGCCAGAGGCTTCGGGCCGGGCGACGTGTTCGGCATCCTGAGTCCGAACCTGCCGGAGTACCCCATCGCGTTCCACGGCGTGCTCCGCGCGGGCGGCACCGCGACGACGATGAACCCGCTCTCGTCCGCCGACGAACTCGCGCACCAGCTCGCGGACTCGGGCGCGCGCTTTCTGCTCACAGTCCCGCCGTTCCTGGAGACGGCGCGAGAGGCCGCCGACCGCGCAGGCGTGGAGGAGGTGTTCGTGTTCGGCGAGGCCTCTGGCGCGACGCCGTTTGCGGAACTGATGGGGGAGACGAGCGGGGCGCCGGACCTGTCGGGCTTGGACCCGCGCGAGGCGCTCGCGGCGCTGCCGTACTCGTCGGGCACGACGGGGCTTCCAAAGGGCGTGATGCTCTCGCACCGCAACCTCGTCGCCAACGTCGTGCAGTTCGAGGCGGTGGACGACGCGACGCCAGAGGACGTCTTGATCGCGGTCCTGCCGTTTTTCCACATTTACGGCATGACGTTGCTCGTCAACGCCGCGCTGCGAAACGGGCAGACCGTCGTCTCGATGTCGCGGTTCGACCTGGTGGAGTTCTTGCAGCTAATGCAGGATCACAAGGTGACCAAGGCGTTTCTGGTCCCGCCGATTCTCGTCGCGCTGGCCAAGCACCCGCTCGTGGCCGAGTACGACCTGTCCTCGCTCCAGCGCATCGTTTCCGGCGCCGCGCCGCTCGGCGAAGACCTCGCCGGGGCCGTTCACAAGCGGCTGGGCTGCGAGGTCAAGCAGGGCTACGGCATGACCGAGGCCAGCCCCGTGACGCACTTCGTGCCGGCGGACGTGCAGAACTGGACCAAGTACGGCTCGGTCGGGCCGGTCGTGGCCGGCATGGACGCAATGCTGGTTGATGTTGACACGGGCGAGGAAGTGGCCTCTGGCGCCAGAGGCGAGCTCTGGGTGCGCGGGCCGAACGTGATGCGCGGCTACCTCGGCAACGACGAGGCGACGGCGCACACCCTCGACGCCGACGGTTGGCTGCACACCGGCGACGTCGCGGTCGCGGACGCCGATGGCGACTTCACGATCGTGGACCGCGTCAAAGAGCTCATCAAGTACAAGGGCTACCAGGTGCCACCTGCCGAACTGGAGGCGCTCTTGCTGTCGCACGATTCCATTGCGGACGCCGCGGTCATCCCTGTCCCGGACGAAGAGGCGGGCGAGATCCCCAAAGCCTACGTCGTGCTCAAGCCGGACCACAAGATGAGCGAAGCGGACGTGATCGCGTTCACGGCGGACAACATCGCGCCGTACAAAAAGGTGCGCCAGGTGGCCTTTACGGACCAGATCCCGAAGTCGGCTTCGGGCAAGATCCTCCGGCGCCTGCTCGTGGCGCAGGACCGCGGCGCCTAG
- a CDS encoding putative quinol monooxygenase yields MLVVLATITAQPDHAHAVRDVLSALAKTSRQDDGCEGYTLTQSADDPAVFVTVERWRDAAALEAHMNTPHIAKAFERAGGMLAAKPEIKQYTPVG; encoded by the coding sequence ATGCTCGTCGTACTCGCCACCATCACCGCCCAGCCCGACCACGCCCATGCGGTCCGCGACGTTCTCAGCGCGCTCGCGAAGACCTCGCGCCAGGACGACGGCTGCGAAGGCTACACGCTTACCCAGAGCGCGGACGATCCCGCCGTGTTCGTCACGGTCGAGCGGTGGCGCGACGCTGCGGCCTTGGAGGCCCACATGAACACGCCCCACATCGCGAAGGCGTTCGAGCGCGCGGGCGGTATGCTCGCGGCCAAGCCGGAGATCAAGCAGTACACGCCTGTCGGGTAA
- a CDS encoding polyphosphate kinase 2 family protein: MDTAPFRIAPGETVDLAARPTDVSQGLDDDALEAILASNAEALEELQERLYAESKQSLLVVFQAMDAGGKDSTTRHVFGPINPQGVRVWSFKKPTPIELSHDFLWRVHKHAPGAGYIGVFNRSHYEDVLIVKVHGWASGETIEARYDHIVNFERLLASGGTKVVKIMLHISKDYQKERLVRRLEREDKHWKFNPEDLKERALWGDYMAAFETALARTSTPEAPWYVVPAENRDFRNAIVSQIVREALEEMDPQFPAPTFDPEAFPPEAIV; encoded by the coding sequence ATGGACACCGCCCCTTTCCGCATCGCCCCCGGCGAGACCGTCGACCTCGCCGCGCGCCCCACCGACGTTAGCCAGGGGCTCGACGACGACGCGCTTGAGGCGATCCTCGCCAGCAACGCCGAGGCGTTGGAGGAACTGCAGGAGCGGCTCTACGCCGAGAGCAAGCAGTCGCTTCTCGTGGTGTTCCAGGCCATGGACGCCGGCGGGAAGGACTCCACCACGCGCCACGTCTTCGGCCCCATCAACCCGCAGGGCGTGCGCGTGTGGAGCTTTAAAAAGCCCACGCCCATAGAGCTCTCCCACGACTTCCTCTGGCGCGTCCACAAGCATGCGCCGGGAGCGGGCTACATCGGCGTGTTCAACCGGAGCCACTACGAGGACGTGCTGATCGTCAAGGTCCACGGCTGGGCCTCTGGCGAGACCATCGAGGCGCGCTACGACCACATCGTCAACTTCGAGAGGCTGCTTGCCTCTGGCGGTACGAAGGTGGTCAAGATCATGCTCCACATCTCGAAGGACTACCAGAAGGAGCGGCTCGTGCGCCGCCTGGAGCGCGAGGACAAGCACTGGAAGTTCAACCCCGAGGATCTCAAGGAACGCGCCCTGTGGGGCGACTACATGGCCGCCTTCGAGACGGCCCTTGCGCGGACCTCCACGCCAGAGGCTCCGTGGTACGTGGTCCCGGCGGAAAACCGCGACTTCCGCAACGCGATCGTGAGCCAGATCGTCCGCGAGGCGCTGGAGGAGATGGACCCGCAGTTCCCGGCCCCCACGTTCGACCCCGAGGCGTTCCCGCCAGAGGCCATCGTGTAG
- the alaS gene encoding alanine--tRNA ligase: protein MPQRPQTAAETRQAFLDFFREKDHEIIPTGFPLVPQDDPTLLFINAGMNPFKDVFLGTGTRPYSRAADTQKCLRVSGKHNDLDEVGVDTYHHTFFEMLGNWSFGDYFKKEAISWAWELLVDRWGMDPSRLYATVHEGDEALGLEPDEEAAKLWETETTIPAAHILYAPSKDNFWMMGDTGPCGPCSEIHVDMRPDEERAHVAGQDLVNKDDPRVIEIWNLVFIQYNASVEEASGETVTTLAPLAAKHVDTGMGFERLTAVLQGSSSTYDTDIFAPILQAAADLSPEAGIRGYNDIDGTPEEVERQRIALRVVADHVRTLVFAITDGAQPGNTGRGYVIRRILRRAVRYGYQGLGIREPFLFKLAESVIDTMGEAFPSIVESRDFVTRVIRAEEESFLRTLGTGIDMFEAVTDYIKTIAGYDLSNPAIVEEAIPDVTENLLTNWGSSLRVLEHSFEGDYVSGILEAAKVSRFPGEVTFVLHDTYGFPSDLTAVMAREHGLEVDEARFEELMQEQKDRARAAGSFKQDNSQVDTWDAVHDTPEAVEFVGYDELSVEDAKILRTRASGEGEDARYEIVLSKTPFYAESGGQVGDTGTLETAGETVRVLDTQKGADGVIVHVVDRLPGDARGAVTATVDSARRQRIMRHHTATHLLHRALREALGDHVQQKGSLVAPDRLRFDFSHYEKVSPEAIAQIERRVNEAVLMNLPLAEERGVPIEEAKARGAMALFGEKYGDAVRVISFTNDDDFVSVELCGGTHVQSTAEVGTFRLTTETSVASGVRRIEAVAGEAALASITADLDELNTAREALGQTPEGIGAAIVALQAQAKALEKEVAGLKQAAAASGLDQYIADATDVDGIAVVAAEIPGADADALRTLGEEARQRMGSGVAVFGSRDEEAGKVMLVAAVTDDLTKRVQAGKLVGALAKHVGGGGGGRPTLATAGGKQPENLPVALSAAPEAVRELMG from the coding sequence ATGCCCCAGCGCCCCCAGACCGCCGCCGAAACCCGACAGGCCTTTCTCGACTTTTTCCGCGAGAAGGACCACGAGATCATCCCGACCGGCTTCCCGCTCGTCCCGCAAGACGACCCGACGCTGCTGTTCATCAACGCCGGGATGAACCCGTTCAAGGACGTGTTCCTGGGCACGGGCACGCGGCCGTACAGCCGCGCGGCGGACACGCAGAAGTGCCTCCGCGTGAGCGGCAAACACAACGACCTGGACGAGGTGGGCGTGGACACGTACCACCACACGTTCTTCGAGATGCTCGGCAACTGGAGCTTCGGGGACTACTTCAAGAAAGAGGCGATCTCGTGGGCATGGGAGCTCCTGGTGGACCGCTGGGGCATGGACCCCTCGCGCCTCTACGCGACCGTCCACGAGGGCGACGAGGCGTTGGGTCTGGAGCCCGACGAGGAGGCCGCCAAGTTGTGGGAGACCGAGACCACCATCCCGGCCGCGCACATCCTCTACGCGCCCAGCAAGGACAACTTCTGGATGATGGGCGACACCGGCCCCTGCGGCCCGTGCTCCGAGATTCACGTGGACATGCGGCCCGACGAGGAGCGCGCGCACGTGGCCGGGCAGGACCTCGTCAACAAGGACGACCCGCGGGTGATCGAGATCTGGAACCTCGTGTTCATCCAGTACAACGCGTCGGTGGAGGAGGCCTCTGGCGAGACCGTGACCACCCTCGCGCCTCTGGCGGCAAAGCACGTCGATACGGGCATGGGCTTCGAGCGGCTGACGGCCGTGCTCCAGGGCTCGTCGTCTACCTACGACACGGACATCTTCGCGCCCATCCTCCAGGCCGCCGCCGACCTCTCGCCAGAGGCCGGGATTCGCGGCTACAACGACATTGACGGGACGCCAGAGGAGGTCGAGCGTCAGCGCATCGCGCTCCGCGTGGTGGCCGATCACGTCCGCACGCTCGTCTTCGCGATCACCGATGGCGCGCAGCCGGGCAACACCGGGCGCGGCTACGTCATCCGCCGCATCCTCCGCCGTGCCGTCCGCTACGGCTACCAGGGCCTCGGCATCCGCGAACCGTTCCTGTTCAAGCTGGCCGAGTCCGTTATCGACACGATGGGCGAGGCGTTTCCGAGCATCGTGGAGTCCCGCGACTTTGTGACGCGTGTGATCCGGGCGGAAGAGGAATCATTCCTGAGAACTCTCGGGACTGGCATTGACATGTTTGAGGCCGTCACGGACTATATCAAAACCATTGCCGGTTATGATCTATCAAATCCTGCTATCGTCGAAGAGGCGATACCAGACGTGACTGAGAATCTTCTCACGAACTGGGGCTCAAGTCTGCGAGTGCTGGAGCATTCTTTCGAAGGTGACTACGTCAGTGGAATCCTTGAAGCTGCCAAGGTCAGTCGTTTTCCCGGCGAAGTGACGTTTGTTCTCCACGACACATACGGCTTCCCCTCCGACCTCACCGCTGTCATGGCACGCGAGCACGGGCTGGAAGTAGACGAAGCCCGCTTCGAGGAACTGATGCAGGAGCAGAAGGACCGCGCGCGCGCCGCCGGCTCCTTCAAGCAAGACAACTCCCAGGTCGACACGTGGGACGCCGTTCACGACACGCCAGAGGCCGTCGAGTTCGTCGGCTACGACGAGCTGAGCGTCGAGGACGCCAAGATCCTCCGCACCCGCGCCTCTGGCGAGGGCGAGGACGCGCGCTACGAGATCGTGCTGAGCAAGACCCCGTTCTACGCCGAGAGCGGCGGGCAGGTCGGCGACACCGGCACGCTCGAAACCGCCGGCGAGACCGTCCGCGTGCTCGACACGCAGAAAGGCGCCGACGGCGTCATCGTGCACGTCGTGGACCGCCTGCCGGGCGACGCTAGAGGCGCCGTGACCGCGACCGTCGACAGTGCGCGCCGTCAGAGAATCATGCGGCACCATACGGCCACGCACTTGCTGCACCGCGCCCTCCGCGAGGCACTCGGCGACCACGTCCAGCAGAAGGGCTCACTTGTGGCTCCCGACCGGCTCCGGTTCGACTTCTCGCACTACGAGAAGGTCTCGCCCGAGGCCATCGCACAGATCGAGCGGCGCGTCAACGAGGCCGTATTGATGAACCTGCCTCTGGCGGAGGAGCGCGGCGTGCCCATCGAGGAGGCCAAGGCGCGGGGCGCGATGGCACTTTTCGGCGAGAAGTACGGCGACGCCGTCCGCGTGATCTCGTTCACGAACGACGATGACTTCGTGAGCGTCGAGTTGTGTGGCGGCACGCACGTCCAGAGCACCGCCGAGGTCGGCACCTTCCGCCTCACGACCGAGACGAGCGTGGCCTCTGGCGTGCGCCGCATCGAGGCCGTCGCGGGCGAGGCCGCGCTCGCTTCCATCACGGCGGATCTGGACGAACTGAACACCGCGCGAGAGGCGCTGGGCCAGACGCCAGAGGGCATCGGCGCCGCGATCGTCGCGCTTCAGGCGCAGGCGAAGGCGTTGGAGAAGGAAGTCGCCGGCCTCAAGCAAGCCGCCGCCGCCAGCGGCCTGGACCAGTACATCGCCGACGCGACCGACGTGGACGGCATCGCGGTCGTCGCCGCCGAGATCCCGGGCGCCGACGCCGACGCGCTCCGCACGTTGGGCGAGGAGGCCCGCCAGAGGATGGGCTCGGGCGTCGCCGTGTTCGGCTCGCGCGACGAGGAGGCCGGCAAGGTCATGCTCGTGGCTGCGGTCACGGACGATCTCACAAAGCGCGTCCAGGCCGGGAAGCTGGTCGGCGCGCTGGCAAAGCACGTCGGCGGCGGCGGCGGCGGTCGCCCAACCCTCGCGACCGCGGGCGGCAAGCAGCCGGAGAACCTGCCCGTTGCGCTCAGCGCAGCGCCAGAGGCCGTGCGCGAGCTGATGGGGTAG
- a CDS encoding aldehyde dehydrogenase family protein, with translation MELVPTPPDTDHATIDAALGDLVAHRTEWARLPLASKIDLLDRLRARIDRVAGQWVTAASRAKGLPIGSSLRGEEWVSGPWALVSYIAPLKATLEHVRSGTLAEMVEGKTRQRPDGQTVVRVVPDGIYDHLLFSGTEVDVWMEPGVTPEDVPGTMATFYQEEDPSGAVALVLGAGNIASIPPLDVLYKLYAEGQVCLLKMNPVNSYLGPIFEDIFAEFVDAGYVRFAYGGADVGAYLTGHDAVEEIHMTGSAQTHDAIVYGTGEEGAARKRRDEPINHKRMTSELGGVSPVIVVPGHWSEPDLDFQAEHVATQKMHNGGFNCIASQVMILPEAWPQRSAFLSSVRRVLGDLPDRPAYYPGAEGRLEDIVEAYPGTAERLGASGERAFIADVPHDDEYAFQQEVFAGALAVTSLPGGEDAGDWLDRAVDFCNDEVVGTLGVSILIHPRTLSELGDRFWDAIARLRYGTVGVNAWSGVGFLMAQGTWGAFPGHTRDDIQSGVGVVHNSYLFSRPQKTVLKGTFAPFPRSVLLGETHTAPKPLWFVTNETAETTARRLTHFTASPSPLKLPGIFASALRG, from the coding sequence ATGGAACTCGTCCCGACGCCCCCAGACACCGACCACGCCACCATCGACGCCGCGCTGGGCGATCTCGTGGCGCACCGGACCGAGTGGGCACGCCTGCCTCTGGCGAGCAAGATCGACCTCCTCGACCGTCTCCGTGCACGCATCGACCGCGTAGCGGGGCAGTGGGTAACGGCGGCCTCTCGCGCAAAGGGTTTGCCCATCGGGTCGTCCTTGCGTGGCGAGGAGTGGGTAAGCGGGCCGTGGGCGCTCGTCTCCTACATCGCGCCGCTCAAGGCGACGTTGGAGCACGTCCGCTCCGGCACGCTGGCGGAGATGGTGGAGGGGAAAACGCGCCAGAGGCCCGACGGGCAGACCGTCGTGCGCGTCGTCCCGGACGGCATCTACGACCACCTGCTCTTCAGCGGGACCGAGGTGGATGTGTGGATGGAACCAGGCGTCACGCCCGAGGACGTGCCGGGCACGATGGCGACGTTTTACCAGGAGGAAGACCCCTCTGGCGCCGTCGCGCTCGTGCTCGGTGCGGGCAACATCGCGTCTATCCCGCCGCTGGACGTGCTCTACAAGCTGTACGCCGAAGGGCAGGTGTGCCTGCTCAAGATGAACCCGGTCAACAGCTACCTCGGCCCCATCTTCGAGGACATCTTCGCCGAGTTCGTGGACGCGGGCTACGTCCGCTTCGCCTACGGCGGGGCCGATGTTGGCGCGTACCTCACTGGCCACGACGCGGTGGAGGAGATCCACATGACCGGCAGCGCGCAGACGCACGACGCCATCGTGTATGGAACGGGGGAGGAGGGCGCGGCCCGCAAGAGGCGCGATGAGCCCATCAACCACAAGCGGATGACGAGTGAGTTGGGCGGCGTCTCGCCGGTGATCGTCGTGCCGGGGCATTGGAGCGAGCCGGACCTGGACTTCCAGGCCGAGCACGTGGCGACGCAGAAGATGCACAACGGGGGGTTCAACTGCATCGCGAGCCAGGTCATGATCCTGCCCGAGGCGTGGCCGCAGCGCAGCGCCTTCCTCTCGTCCGTACGTCGCGTGCTCGGTGATCTGCCCGACCGCCCGGCGTACTACCCCGGGGCCGAAGGCCGGCTGGAGGACATCGTCGAGGCCTACCCCGGTACGGCCGAGCGCCTCGGGGCCTCTGGCGAGCGCGCCTTTATCGCCGACGTCCCGCACGACGACGAGTACGCATTCCAGCAGGAAGTCTTCGCCGGCGCCCTCGCCGTCACGTCGCTGCCCGGCGGCGAGGACGCCGGGGACTGGCTGGACCGCGCGGTCGACTTTTGCAACGACGAGGTCGTCGGCACGCTCGGCGTGTCGATCCTCATCCACCCGCGCACGCTGAGCGAACTGGGTGACCGGTTCTGGGATGCCATCGCGCGGCTCCGCTACGGCACGGTGGGCGTCAACGCGTGGAGCGGCGTCGGCTTCCTCATGGCGCAGGGCACCTGGGGCGCGTTTCCGGGACACACGCGCGACGACATCCAGAGCGGCGTGGGCGTGGTGCACAACTCCTACCTCTTCTCGCGCCCGCAGAAAACCGTCCTGAAAGGCACCTTCGCGCCATTCCCGCGCTCCGTCCTCCTGGGCGAGACCCACACGGCGCCCAAGCCGCTGTGGTTCGTCACCAACGAGACCGCCGAGACCACCGCGCGCCGCCTCACGCACTTTACGGCGAGTCCCAGCCCTCTCAAGCTGCCGGGCATCTTCGCCTCCGCGCTGCGCGGGTAG